GCCCGCGGCCCCGTAACGTCATCGACGCAGCAGCGTCCGCCCGTTGCGAAGGAGCCCGGCGCCGACGCCCCCAGGCAGACTCCTGAACCCAGTCGTGTCTCGACCCCTGAGGCTCCTCCCCAGGAGAGCCGGCCGCGCGGTCCCGAGAAGCCGCGCGATTGGGCCTGGGCCGATCTGATGCGGCGCGTCTTCGATCTCGACGTGCTCGCCTGCCCGCGATGCGGTGGCCGCATGTCGGTGATCGCCACAATCGAGGCGGGAGAGGTCATGCGCATGATTCTCGGCCACCTCGGCCTTCCGACCGAGCCGCCGAAGCCGTTGCCGGCTCGCTCGCCTCCTGGGGCACACGATCTCTTTCCCGACTCTCCGGCTTGACGGGTCGGCCCGCCGTGGGACCGATCCCTGCCGCGGTGTCCCCGGAGGCCGTCCGGGCGGCGCTCGGTGCCGGCCTCCGAGGAGTTCCCTTTTCCCGTGGGGGACCTGCGGGCGAAGCAGTTCTCCCGGATGGCCGAGTCGGCCATGCAGCTGGTGACGCACCTCCATGAGGTCCCCGTCCTCGTCGTCCCCTGCATCGAGGGCCGGGTGCAGGGTGTCGAGCTGGCATTTCAAGCGACGCTCTACGGCT
The Deltaproteobacteria bacterium genome window above contains:
- a CDS encoding nitroreductase, coding for MGDLRAKQFSRMAESAMQLVTHLHEVPVLVVPCIEGRVQGVELAFQATLYGSIFPAVWSFMLALRARGVGSALTTDHLFFADEAAHLLGIPE